The DNA sequence CCCACCATACCTGCATCAGCAGACGGAGCAGCCCCAGGCCACCGGCAGTGACCACTATCGCGCGACTGCTCCCCAGTAACCGGCGCAGTCCTCCAGCCAGTAAGGCCGTCAGAAAAACGGCAAGAGCCGCTATCCCAAGGTAGACGGCACCGAGGCCAAAGCGGTCGCCCAGTGTCCACGTCAGTCCGGGAATGAGTACTCGCAGCACCTGAAGCCCGAACATCACGGTTAGAGCCGGCAGGCCTACCTCTGAAATGACGGGCCGCCCCGCGAGCGCCCCTATGGAGTGCAGGACTGCCGTTCCTGACATGGCATTATTCTCAGGCATCTTCTCTCCCTGGAATACGTATGGAATCCCTCACAGGTGAGAGCCTTCACAAGTGAAAGCCTTCACAAGTGAAAGCCTTCACAAGTGAAGGGGGGTGTTTTGTCCTCGCAGACAGTCACTGCTGTACAGAATTGACCCTGCCGCAGTGTGGACATCGCACGCTGGTTGTGCGCAGCTTGGGCGGTACTCTCAGCCTGGTACCGCAGTCACAGTCTACGGTGCGGTACTTTTTCATTTGCCACATCAGGTCGGATACCTCGCGAGTGCGTTCCACTTTGTCAGGCTCGCGCTCTACCGGCGTGGTATCTTTTACCGCTCCCCTGATGCCAACAGTACCGGCACTGGCAAGCGTTGCACCACCAAGGATATTCTTACCGCCCTTGTGAACGGAACTATATGCATTGTTATAGTCGGTCAATGAGGCACCACCGCCCATGGAACGCAGTATACGTACCCTTTCCGAAATGGGCGGGTGAGTGCTGGTCAGGTCAGCTGCGGCCCTGCCCTTGGCACGGAACGGGTTGATAATGTACATCGGCGCCGTAGCCTTGTTGGCTGCCTGCACCGGCACCGTGGAAGCACCCAGTTTCTCCAGTGCCGAAGCCAGTCCCTCGGGGTATCTGGTGAAGACCGCCGAAGATGCATCGGCCATGTACTCCCTCTTGCGGGAAATGGCAAAGTAGATAAGCTGGGCAATGATAGGTGCCAGTATTGCCAGTACCAGCGCGACAACCATGATTATCATCTGCGCCTGACCACCCCCGGCGCCGGACCGGGAGCTCCTCCGTCCGCCATACATCCCGCCGAAGAGCATCATCCGCGAGCCGAAAAAGGCCAGGATAACAATCGTACCCAGGAGAATCCCACAGAGAGTCATCAGGAGGACATCACGGTTCCTGATGTGGGCTATCTCGTGGCCGATTACGCCCTGAAGCTCGTCACGGTTCAGCTTCTGAAGGAGTCCGGCCGTAACCGCCACGGATGCTTTTTTGGCGTCCCGTCCGGTGGCGAAGGCGTTCATCGACGGGTCGTCGATGATATAGACATCGGGCATCTTCTCAAGCCCGGAGGCAATCTGCATTTCCTCGACGATATTATAGAGACGCGGATGGTCTTCACGCTTTATCTTCTTCGCCCGGGACAGCGTCAGCATGATGTTGTCGCCCTGGAACCAGGCCACCAGGTTCATTATCGCCAGGAGCGCCAGGGCAATCACCAGTCCGCCGATGGCGTTACCGAGGAAGGCCTCGCCCAGTAAATAGCCAATCCCCAGCAGCAGCGCCGCCATTGCGCCGACCAGTATCACCGACCGGATTCGATTTGACCGGATCTGTTCCCACATCATGTCTGGCTATCTCTCTCGCTAGGTGAAACTGACCCTGGGTGCTTCCCTCTCCGCAGGGGCTTCTACCTCGAAGAACTCCTCTTCTTTGAACCGGAACATACCGGCGACCAGGTTGGAGGGAAACATCTGAATCTTGTTGTTGAGGCCGAGAACCGAATCGTTGAAGTACTGGCGCGAGAAGCTGATTTTGTTCTCCGTCGACGTCAACTCTTCCTGGAGCGCCAGGAAGTTCTGATTCGCCTTGAGGTCAGGATAGTTCTCCACCACGGCCAGTAACCGGCCCAGGGCACCGCTGAGCTGCTGCTCGGCCTGGGACTGCTGGCCGACGCCCTGGCCGACCGCCTGTTGCGCCAGGTTACGCGCATTGGTTACGGACTCAAGCGTCTCCCGCTCGTGCTTCATGTAACCCCTGACCGTTTCCACCAGGTTCGGGATGAGGTCGTGCCTTCTCTTGAGCTGGACATCGATTTGTGCCCAGGCATTCTTCATCTGGTTGCGTAGTCGCACCAGACCGTTGTAGATGCCTACGAGAGCAAACACAAGGACAACTACTATTCCCAGAACAATATAGAGGGCAATCATAAGAACACCTCCGCGATAATCTCTTGTTTTCCTGACATTATCTGTAAGTAAAATACCGGTCTTTAAAGCCGGGCCCAATCATTCTTGAATCTTGAACACTTCGCCCAGAAATGTGATGACACGCTCCTGGGAGTCCTCTTCTCCGGGTTGCTGCGCAGCCAGATGGGTCACCACCTGACCAACCTCCCCGCTGTCGAACCACAGCCCGTCCCCATCGGGGCAGGCATCTATCATTATCACCGGTTCGTGACCGAGGGCCACCTTCTTCATCTTCTTGTGGCAAATAGGACACCGGCGCTTTTTCTCTGCCGACTCCACCTCCCCGGTTAGATGAAGGGCCTCAAGGCCGGTGGATTTCAGTTGCATCTTCTCCAGCAGAAGCTCTATCTCTCCGGCATCGAACCAGACTCCGGAACAGTCCATGCAGTAGTCAAGCTCAATCTTCTCATGCTCGACGACTATCATCGGCTTGCCACATGCAGCACAGTCCATTTCCGCAATCTCCAGAAGGCGTTCCACTAAGTGTAGATAAATGACCGGCAGGTGTCAAGGAGAAGTACTCGTCCGGTACATTAGTGACAC is a window from the Dehalococcoidales bacterium genome containing:
- a CDS encoding M48 family metallopeptidase encodes the protein MMWEQIRSNRIRSVILVGAMAALLLGIGYLLGEAFLGNAIGGLVIALALLAIMNLVAWFQGDNIMLTLSRAKKIKREDHPRLYNIVEEMQIASGLEKMPDVYIIDDPSMNAFATGRDAKKASVAVTAGLLQKLNRDELQGVIGHEIAHIRNRDVLLMTLCGILLGTIVILAFFGSRMMLFGGMYGGRRSSRSGAGGGQAQMIIMVVALVLAILAPIIAQLIYFAISRKREYMADASSAVFTRYPEGLASALEKLGASTVPVQAANKATAPMYIINPFRAKGRAAADLTSTHPPISERVRILRSMGGGASLTDYNNAYSSVHKGGKNILGGATLASAGTVGIRGAVKDTTPVEREPDKVERTREVSDLMWQMKKYRTVDCDCGTRLRVPPKLRTTSVRCPHCGRVNSVQQ
- a CDS encoding LemA family protein, encoding MIALYIVLGIVVVLVFALVGIYNGLVRLRNQMKNAWAQIDVQLKRRHDLIPNLVETVRGYMKHERETLESVTNARNLAQQAVGQGVGQQSQAEQQLSGALGRLLAVVENYPDLKANQNFLALQEELTSTENKISFSRQYFNDSVLGLNNKIQMFPSNLVAGMFRFKEEEFFEVEAPAEREAPRVSFT
- a CDS encoding zf-TFIIB domain-containing protein encodes the protein MDCAACGKPMIVVEHEKIELDYCMDCSGVWFDAGEIELLLEKMQLKSTGLEALHLTGEVESAEKKRRCPICHKKMKKVALGHEPVIMIDACPDGDGLWFDSGEVGQVVTHLAAQQPGEEDSQERVITFLGEVFKIQE